The Chryseobacterium nakagawai genome has a segment encoding these proteins:
- a CDS encoding ABC transporter ATP-binding protein, whose product MPLQINNLTKKFGEQTALNTINISIDKNEIIGLLGPNGAGKSTLMKSIVGALKIDEGEIIFNGHNITEHEIESKKKIGFLPENNPLYLEMYVKEYLQFVANIHKISESKVDEVIELVGITPEKSKRIGQLSKGYKQRVGLAQAIIHQPDLLILDEPTNGLDPNQILEIRNVIKEIGQQKTVLLSTHIMQEVEALCSRVILIHKGNILQDCPIDEFKGKFDSLEEAFASYTAVQKN is encoded by the coding sequence ATGCCGCTTCAGATAAACAATTTAACTAAAAAATTTGGTGAGCAGACTGCTTTAAATACTATCAATATTTCTATTGATAAAAATGAGATCATCGGTCTTCTCGGTCCTAACGGTGCCGGAAAATCCACCCTGATGAAATCTATTGTAGGGGCACTAAAAATTGATGAAGGGGAAATTATCTTTAATGGCCACAACATTACCGAGCACGAGATTGAAAGCAAGAAGAAAATTGGCTTTCTCCCGGAAAACAATCCACTGTATCTGGAGATGTATGTAAAAGAATATCTTCAATTCGTAGCCAATATCCACAAAATATCTGAATCTAAGGTAGATGAAGTTATTGAACTGGTAGGAATTACCCCGGAAAAATCCAAAAGAATCGGGCAGCTTTCAAAAGGTTACAAGCAGCGTGTAGGATTAGCTCAGGCAATTATTCATCAACCGGATTTATTAATTTTGGATGAGCCTACCAATGGACTTGATCCTAACCAGATTCTGGAAATCAGAAATGTGATAAAAGAAATTGGGCAACAAAAAACGGTTTTACTTTCTACACACATCATGCAGGAGGTAGAAGCGCTTTGTTCAAGAGTGATTCTTATTCATAAAGGAAATATTCTTCAGGATTGCCCTATTGACGAATTTAAAGGGAAATTTGACAGTCTGGAAGAGGCTTTTGCGAGCTATACTGCGGTTCAGAAAAATTAA
- a CDS encoding patatin-like phospholipase family protein, which yields MNFEKTGLVLSGGGTKGIAHAGVLKFLKEKNVDIDILSCCSAGSIVGCLHAVGKTPEEILEFFNSVYFFNWKHFAFNQPGLVSSIIFRNYLKPIFSDMKLDDLDIEVKIVATELVSGTQKIFDKDFEVVDAIIASCSIPGITTPYIIGDEMYCDGGVLNNFPADIIRDDCDKLIGVFVSPPNDAKIKDLNSIKAIVSRSYDLLSYRIEKVKFDYCDWFISSQKLSTYGTFERGKDRLEQIFDIGYNAAKESYNDSRFLTELRQAGT from the coding sequence ATGAATTTTGAGAAAACAGGATTGGTTTTGTCAGGAGGCGGTACCAAAGGCATCGCCCATGCGGGGGTATTAAAATTCTTGAAGGAAAAAAACGTAGACATAGACATTCTTTCCTGTTGCAGTGCAGGGTCTATTGTAGGGTGCCTTCATGCGGTAGGAAAGACTCCTGAAGAAATTCTGGAATTTTTCAATTCCGTTTATTTTTTTAACTGGAAACATTTTGCATTCAATCAGCCAGGATTGGTTTCCTCTATTATTTTCAGAAACTATCTTAAGCCTATTTTTAGTGATATGAAATTGGATGACCTTGATATTGAAGTGAAAATTGTAGCCACTGAATTGGTTTCCGGAACCCAGAAGATTTTTGATAAGGATTTTGAAGTGGTGGACGCCATTATTGCATCATGTTCTATCCCCGGAATTACTACACCTTATATTATTGGTGACGAAATGTATTGTGATGGGGGAGTGTTGAACAATTTTCCGGCAGATATTATCAGAGATGATTGTGATAAACTTATTGGAGTATTTGTTTCTCCTCCCAATGATGCTAAAATCAAAGATCTAAATTCAATTAAAGCTATTGTCTCCCGTTCTTATGATCTTCTTTCCTATAGAATAGAGAAAGTGAAATTTGATTACTGTGACTGGTTTATTTCTTCTCAAAAACTATCTACTTATGGAACTTTTGAACGCGGAAAAGACCGCCTTGAACAAATTTTTGATATTGGATATAATGCAGCTAAAGAAAGCTATAATGACAGCCGTTTTCTTACGGAATTAAGACAAGCCGGAACATAA
- the lpdA gene encoding dihydrolipoyl dehydrogenase, producing MNYDIIVIGSGPGGYVTAIRAAQLGFKTAIIEKENLGGICLNWGCIPTKALLKSAQVFHYINHAEDYGLNKVEASFEFPNVIQRSRGVASKMSKGIEFLMKKNKIDVILGTAKVQKGKKVSVTDKDGKVVEYTGNHIIIATGARSRELPNLPQDGKKVIGYRQALSLPEQPKSMIVVGSGAIGVEFADFYNTMGTKVTVVEFMPNIVPVEDEEISKHLEKSLKKSGIEIMTNASVESVDTTGEGVKANVKTANGNITLEADVLLSAVGIAANIENIGLEEVGIQTDKGRVLVNEWYETSAPGYYAIGDIIPTQALAHVASAEGITCVEKIKGMNVEKIDYGNIPGCTYCHPEVASVGLTEKQAKEKGYEIKVGKFPLSASGKATANGNTDGFIKVIFDAKYGEWLGCHMIGEGVTDMVAEAVVARKLETTGHEIIKSIHPHPTVSEAIMEAAAAAYGEVIHI from the coding sequence ATGAATTACGATATTATTGTCATTGGAAGTGGTCCTGGTGGATATGTTACTGCGATCAGAGCAGCGCAATTGGGTTTCAAAACCGCAATTATCGAGAAAGAAAACTTAGGAGGAATTTGCCTTAACTGGGGATGTATTCCAACCAAAGCTTTATTGAAATCTGCTCAGGTTTTTCATTATATCAACCATGCTGAAGATTACGGATTAAATAAAGTAGAAGCAAGCTTCGAATTCCCGAATGTGATTCAGAGAAGCCGTGGTGTTGCCAGCAAAATGAGCAAAGGAATCGAGTTCTTAATGAAAAAGAACAAGATTGACGTAATTCTTGGTACTGCAAAAGTACAGAAAGGTAAAAAGGTTTCTGTAACAGATAAAGACGGTAAAGTAGTAGAATATACTGGTAACCACATTATCATTGCTACAGGAGCTCGTTCAAGAGAATTACCAAACTTACCGCAAGATGGTAAAAAAGTAATTGGATACAGACAGGCATTATCTCTTCCTGAGCAGCCAAAATCTATGATCGTTGTAGGTTCTGGAGCTATTGGGGTAGAATTTGCTGACTTCTATAATACAATGGGAACTAAAGTGACGGTTGTTGAATTTATGCCAAACATTGTTCCTGTAGAAGATGAAGAAATCTCTAAACACTTAGAGAAATCTCTGAAAAAATCAGGAATCGAAATTATGACCAACGCTTCTGTAGAGAGCGTAGATACAACAGGAGAAGGCGTAAAAGCGAATGTTAAAACGGCTAATGGAAACATTACCCTTGAAGCTGATGTGTTATTATCTGCTGTAGGTATTGCTGCTAATATCGAAAACATCGGTTTAGAAGAAGTAGGTATCCAGACAGATAAAGGGAGAGTTTTAGTAAACGAATGGTATGAAACTTCAGCACCAGGGTACTATGCAATCGGTGATATCATCCCAACTCAGGCATTGGCTCACGTTGCTTCTGCAGAAGGAATTACTTGTGTAGAGAAAATCAAAGGGATGAACGTTGAGAAAATTGACTATGGCAATATCCCTGGATGTACTTACTGTCATCCTGAAGTAGCTTCTGTAGGTCTTACTGAAAAGCAGGCTAAAGAAAAAGGATATGAAATCAAAGTGGGTAAATTCCCTCTTTCTGCAAGTGGTAAAGCTACAGCTAACGGAAATACAGACGGATTTATCAAAGTAATCTTTGATGCTAAATATGGGGAGTGGTTAGGATGTCACATGATTGGGGAAGGAGTAACTGATATGGTTGCTGAAGCAGTAGTTGCTAGAAAATTAGAAACTACAGGTCACGAGATCATCAAATCGATCCACCCACACCCAACTGTTTCTGAAGCGATCATGGAAGCAGCAGCTGCTGCTTATGGAGAAGTGATCCACATCTAA
- a CDS encoding TIGR01777 family oxidoreductase: MKIIIAAGTGFLGKNLEKYFTEKGDQVYILTRKPTRKNEIYWNAKTIGEWKNILEEADVLINLTGKSVDCRYDEKNKAEIYGSRIDSTRILQEAVNRCSVSPKIWLNASSATIYVHSEKHLNTEDNGIIGDDFSMNICKSWESEFFRIQNEGIRKVTLRTSIVLGNNGGAFPKLKMITKLGMGGKQGRGNQMVSWIHIDDFCRAIDWVIQHKNMEGSMNITAPAPLSNEAMMKKLRKEIRAPFGLNAPVWQLEIASIFLKTETELLLKSRNVYPAKLIESGFQFSYPTFDEAILKLLKA, translated from the coding sequence ATGAAAATAATCATCGCCGCCGGAACCGGATTTCTTGGTAAAAACTTAGAAAAATATTTTACAGAAAAAGGAGATCAAGTCTACATTCTGACTCGTAAGCCTACTCGTAAAAATGAAATTTATTGGAATGCGAAAACAATAGGAGAATGGAAGAATATTCTTGAAGAAGCAGATGTACTGATCAATCTTACAGGGAAATCCGTGGATTGCCGTTATGATGAAAAGAATAAAGCAGAAATTTATGGATCAAGAATTGACAGTACAAGAATATTACAAGAAGCTGTTAATCGTTGTTCTGTTTCTCCAAAAATTTGGCTGAATGCAAGTTCTGCTACCATTTATGTGCATTCAGAAAAACACTTGAATACAGAGGACAACGGAATTATCGGTGATGACTTTTCAATGAATATCTGTAAAAGCTGGGAAAGCGAATTTTTTAGAATCCAAAATGAAGGTATAAGAAAAGTTACACTTCGTACTTCCATTGTATTGGGAAATAACGGGGGAGCATTTCCAAAACTGAAAATGATAACAAAATTAGGAATGGGTGGAAAACAGGGAAGAGGAAATCAGATGGTAAGCTGGATTCATATTGATGATTTCTGCAGGGCTATAGACTGGGTTATTCAGCATAAGAATATGGAAGGTTCTATGAACATAACAGCTCCCGCTCCATTATCTAATGAAGCCATGATGAAAAAACTAAGAAAAGAAATCAGAGCTCCATTTGGGTTAAATGCTCCGGTATGGCAGTTGGAGATCGCCTCCATATTTTTGAAAACTGAAACTGAACTCTTGTTGAAAAGCCGTAATGTTTACCCTGCAAAACTCATTGAAAGCGGTTTTCAGTTTTCTTACCCAACTTTTGATGAGGCTATTCTTAAATTACTAAAAGCTTAA
- a CDS encoding YqjF family protein has product MNFLKAEWRKLAIINYEIDPEVLLKYLPEGTELDFYKGKCYVSLVGFMFLNTKLLGLPIPFHRNFEEVNLRFYVRKYENGEWKRGVVFIKEIVPKPALSFVANSIYKENYHTMPMKNEIHQQEDELLIRYSWKDKKWNSIQITAENKAQPMEANSEFEFITEHYYGFTKKEDKTSEYEVCHPKWDCYQVKDYQLEIDFQKIYGKDFQCLNHQEPISVMLAEGSEIEVKTKKYII; this is encoded by the coding sequence ATGAATTTTTTAAAAGCAGAATGGCGAAAATTAGCCATCATCAATTACGAAATCGATCCGGAGGTATTATTAAAATACCTACCGGAAGGTACAGAACTCGATTTCTATAAAGGCAAATGTTATGTAAGCCTAGTTGGCTTTATGTTTTTAAATACGAAATTATTGGGTTTACCTATTCCTTTTCATCGTAATTTTGAAGAAGTAAATCTCAGATTTTATGTCAGGAAATATGAAAATGGAGAATGGAAAAGAGGAGTAGTTTTTATCAAAGAAATTGTTCCTAAGCCGGCTTTAAGTTTTGTAGCCAATTCTATTTATAAAGAAAACTACCATACAATGCCAATGAAAAACGAAATTCATCAACAAGAAGATGAACTGCTGATCCGGTATTCATGGAAAGACAAAAAGTGGAATTCTATTCAGATTACAGCAGAAAATAAGGCACAACCCATGGAAGCAAATTCAGAATTTGAGTTCATTACGGAACATTATTATGGTTTTACCAAAAAAGAAGATAAAACCTCAGAATATGAAGTTTGTCACCCAAAATGGGACTGTTATCAGGTAAAAGATTATCAATTGGAAATCGATTTTCAAAAGATTTACGGAAAAGACTTTCAATGTCTTAATCATCAGGAGCCTATTTCGGTAATGCTGGCTGAAGGTTCAGAAATAGAAGTGAAAACAAAAAAATACATCATCTAA
- a CDS encoding SRPBCC family protein, which translates to MSRIYLETLIDADIETVFDLARNIDLHQESTSRTYEKAIAGRTSGLIEENETVTWRAKHLGIYQTLTTKIISMEKPNQFTDKMQKGAFKSLHHQHIFKTVDGKTRMTDIFDFESPLGIIGKMFNKLFLKNYLKKFLLERNQLIKITAESVNPYSKSEH; encoded by the coding sequence ATGTCTAGAATTTATTTAGAAACTCTGATTGATGCTGATATTGAAACCGTTTTTGATTTAGCAAGAAATATAGATCTGCACCAAGAGTCAACTTCGCGAACTTATGAAAAAGCTATCGCAGGACGCACATCCGGTTTGATTGAGGAAAACGAAACGGTAACCTGGAGAGCAAAACATTTAGGGATATATCAAACCCTCACCACAAAAATTATCAGCATGGAAAAGCCTAATCAGTTTACTGATAAAATGCAGAAAGGAGCCTTTAAATCATTGCACCACCAGCATATTTTTAAAACAGTAGATGGAAAAACACGGATGACTGATATTTTTGATTTCGAATCTCCATTAGGAATAATAGGAAAAATGTTCAATAAGTTATTTCTTAAAAATTATCTCAAAAAATTCCTTCTGGAAAGAAACCAATTAATAAAAATAACTGCAGAATCAGTAAACCCATACTCAAAATCAGAACACTAA
- a CDS encoding DCC1-like thiol-disulfide oxidoreductase family protein codes for MKTLKNHTLIYDNECPICAMYSKGFTKYGMLDENGREAFTEISVRNKDLVDFHRAKNEIALVDHDKNRVVYGLDSLLLIIGSSFPLLERIARIQPLYWFFKKVYSFVSYNRKQIIPSKKDNTEQSCIPDFNLKYRLIYIAFVMFFSAYVLSLYSGKLGGNVTPNFLRELAVCLGQVLWQTLFLKRYLKDKIWDYLGSMMTVSLIGTLLLIPVLFVNITPDFYLIYFGIVVIIMFLEHLRRCRVLKLNYIPSISWILFRVTVLVIIILTTL; via the coding sequence ATGAAAACGCTCAAAAACCACACCTTGATTTACGACAATGAATGTCCTATATGTGCAATGTATTCCAAAGGCTTTACAAAATATGGTATGCTGGATGAAAACGGAAGAGAAGCTTTTACGGAAATATCAGTCAGAAATAAAGATCTTGTGGATTTTCATCGGGCAAAAAACGAAATTGCCTTGGTAGATCATGATAAGAATAGAGTAGTTTATGGCTTAGATAGTTTGTTGCTAATCATTGGAAGCTCATTTCCATTATTAGAAAGAATAGCCAGAATACAACCTTTGTATTGGTTCTTTAAAAAAGTATATTCCTTTGTTTCCTATAACCGAAAACAGATTATTCCATCTAAAAAAGATAATACAGAACAATCTTGTATACCTGATTTTAATCTGAAATATAGGCTGATTTATATCGCTTTTGTAATGTTCTTTTCAGCTTATGTTTTAAGTTTATATTCAGGAAAGCTTGGGGGTAATGTAACGCCTAATTTCTTAAGAGAATTAGCTGTATGTTTAGGACAGGTGCTTTGGCAGACCCTATTTCTAAAGAGGTATTTAAAAGATAAGATTTGGGATTACCTAGGCAGTATGATGACCGTTTCTTTAATAGGGACACTTCTCTTGATTCCAGTTTTATTTGTGAACATTACCCCGGATTTTTACCTCATTTATTTCGGAATTGTTGTAATCATCATGTTTTTGGAGCATTTGAGAAGATGCAGGGTCTTAAAACTAAACTACATTCCTAGTATTTCATGGATACTGTTTAGGGTAACAGTACTCGTCATCATCATTTTGACTACTCTTTAA
- a CDS encoding GbsR/MarR family transcriptional regulator, with amino-acid sequence MQLSEAKEKYIQTWGTFATNWGINRTMAQVHALLLASVKPLSTDEVMQELEISRGNANMNLRALIDWGIVRKEFIKGDRKEYFVAEKDVWYLFKQITKERRKREIEPVISFLEELRNIEDNDSEEAKEFIKLMDDFSSVTGKINNIMDLAIKSDDHWLVGKITNLLK; translated from the coding sequence ATGCAACTTTCAGAAGCCAAAGAAAAATACATTCAGACCTGGGGAACTTTTGCAACCAATTGGGGAATCAACCGTACCATGGCACAGGTTCATGCATTGCTTCTGGCGAGTGTAAAGCCATTGTCAACAGATGAGGTGATGCAAGAGCTGGAAATTTCGAGAGGAAATGCCAATATGAATCTTCGTGCTTTAATTGATTGGGGTATTGTAAGGAAAGAATTTATTAAAGGGGATCGGAAAGAATACTTCGTAGCAGAAAAAGACGTATGGTATCTTTTTAAACAAATTACCAAAGAACGTAGGAAAAGAGAAATTGAGCCGGTAATCTCCTTTCTTGAAGAGTTAAGGAATATTGAAGATAACGATTCGGAGGAAGCAAAAGAATTCATTAAGTTGATGGATGATTTCAGCTCTGTAACCGGGAAAATCAACAATATCATGGATCTGGCAATTAAAAGTGATGATCACTGGTTGGTAGGTAAAATTACCAACCTGTTGAAATAA
- a CDS encoding T9SS type A sorting domain-containing protein gives MNDFSKWDYWQDIAAPALSQYKEEWKLFPDRRVSVQLVNKNKKPVIGKKLRLLNDKKEIVWQAVSDNKGSAELWIAPRIDDQSSSKKYFITDDKGKILSSNVTLFKKGQNIISLDVPCLEKRNLDLAFIVDATGSMGDEITYLQSELLDVLKKVEKKLANTTDVRYGSVFYRDQGDEYVTREFDFSDKAVNLVNFIKKQRAGGGGDFPEAVVEALDSSIDKLSWSKGNSTKIMFLILDAPPHYSEENINKLYDKIKLAAQKGITIIPLAASDTDKQTEYLMRTFALLTNGTYTFLTNHSGIGNNHIEPTTDSYEVEKLNELLLRLILQRSTIPSCQAPSKNEYINKKIEIELENEENPKIKIYPNPTKGVINIQSNKQIDELYLYDFSGKILIRQEKLPKGTNKIDITAYPQSAYLMRCRYGEQWDTFKIIKN, from the coding sequence GTGAATGACTTTTCAAAATGGGATTATTGGCAAGATATAGCTGCTCCTGCTTTATCTCAATATAAAGAAGAATGGAAACTATTTCCAGATAGAAGAGTTTCAGTTCAGCTAGTTAATAAAAATAAAAAACCAGTCATTGGTAAGAAATTAAGATTGTTGAATGACAAGAAAGAAATAGTATGGCAAGCTGTTTCTGATAATAAAGGAAGTGCTGAACTGTGGATTGCTCCGAGAATTGATGATCAATCTTCATCAAAAAAGTATTTTATTACAGATGATAAAGGGAAAATATTATCAAGTAATGTGACTTTATTTAAGAAAGGACAAAATATAATTAGTCTTGATGTCCCTTGCCTTGAAAAAAGAAATCTGGATTTAGCTTTTATAGTGGATGCTACAGGGTCTATGGGAGATGAAATCACTTATTTGCAATCTGAATTATTGGATGTATTGAAAAAAGTTGAGAAAAAACTAGCTAATACTACAGATGTTCGATACGGATCCGTTTTTTACAGGGATCAAGGTGATGAATATGTAACCAGAGAATTCGATTTTTCTGATAAAGCTGTAAACCTGGTTAACTTTATAAAAAAACAAAGAGCAGGTGGTGGTGGAGATTTTCCTGAAGCCGTGGTAGAAGCATTAGATTCTTCAATAGATAAATTGAGCTGGAGCAAAGGAAATTCTACTAAAATTATGTTTTTAATTCTAGATGCCCCGCCTCATTATTCAGAAGAGAATATTAATAAATTGTATGATAAGATAAAGCTGGCGGCACAAAAGGGGATTACAATAATTCCACTGGCTGCAAGTGATACAGATAAGCAGACAGAATATCTGATGAGGACTTTTGCCCTGCTTACAAATGGGACCTATACATTTCTTACCAATCACAGTGGGATTGGAAATAATCATATTGAACCAACAACAGACTCTTATGAAGTAGAAAAATTAAATGAATTATTATTAAGATTAATTTTACAGCGTTCAACAATACCTTCCTGCCAGGCACCTTCTAAGAATGAATATATCAATAAAAAGATTGAAATAGAATTAGAAAATGAAGAAAACCCCAAGATTAAAATTTATCCGAATCCTACAAAAGGAGTGATCAATATACAATCAAATAAACAAATTGATGAGTTGTATTTATATGACTTCAGTGGTAAAATTTTAATAAGACAAGAAAAATTACCTAAAGGGACAAATAAAATTGATATTACGGCTTATCCGCAAAGTGCTTATTTAATGAGATGCAGATATGGTGAACAATGGGATACTTTTAAAATTATTAAAAATTAA